From the genome of Zalophus californianus isolate mZalCal1 chromosome 5, mZalCal1.pri.v2, whole genome shotgun sequence:
taataataaacaagAATAATATAGGAGCAACAGTATAATTTCTGAGAGGAGGGAGTCCAGaattagtttcctttttaaaattttccagttaaaataaaaattcagaacgAAAATACATTTGAATGTTTCAAATGACTGTCtaactttttttcaaaacatGCTTATCACCACCTAATTTCATAAAAAGGAACACTCTTAAgcaattgttttatatttgtctttctaaagGAATTAATTTGTGTATTTGGCTTACATGTGGCTCTCTTtaataaggaagataaaataatgaacacAGTCATCTATGagcttaattttaaagaaatgagaaagaaagaaagaaagaaagagaaaaaaaaaaaaaaacagcctctGACTAATGTATACCCAGCTTGTCTAGCTAAACAGGTAGGCCATGATGTCCTGCTAATTATCAtgaaacacacagacacacacagaacatCAGCATCAGAAAATGTCACTATGATAGAGCAAGATAGAAACAAGTCCACTGCATTGACATATCTGAgcacagatgaaaataaaaatgcagtcCAAACCTCAGAAATGATAGGTATCTTCTTCTTCTAGTTAATATGATCTATTGCTACTTATTTACCAGTCACAGCTTAACAATGTTCATTCTATACGCCTTCTAAataaatttctctcattttctgacCCAATCTAGAGAAAATCATATTTGTGTGATTTTTCATCAAGTACCCCCCAAAAATCCCAAATAAGTCCTTTCCAGCATCCTCTTACTAACCCATGATGTTCTGTCTCCTTATGCAATAAATCCAGCTTGCTCACTTACACGTTAGCTCAAAATGGCCTTCAACTAGAAGGCGTTAGAGGAATctttctgttcttgtttgttaggtattaatttatttagaattcCTCATTACATGCTATATAAAAATGCCAACAATTATATATGGTTATTGTTTTCATGAAGTAAATTCTAAAACAGGCAACAGTGACATCAACTAGATTGTTTCAGGAAGATTacaatgacaaaatattttaaaaatattttaaaatattgcagtGGAACACTAATTATAACTGATTTCAAGGGAATATTGTACTGCTTGCATCACAAATAAGTCTCAAAGTAATGCAATGTATTTTCTTGTTACAGAAATTAGAGACATGATTTGATTCACAGActgattaattttataatattagaaGTAATATTTCTTagtgaatatattaatatatttaatgtttatgtGTGTTTACAGGCAAATgtttatgtatatgcatatataagaaagagaaaaatgtatatatttttagaaagatgtATATATCATGATATTTAtgtgaggtggtatatatattacattacagacattgttaaaattaaaaatataaaattgtggaGACAATGAGAAAGCTGGGGAAtaggaatgaaaaaatatttactgtgatTAGTTGTGAAAGTTTtcatgaaagtattttaaaaatatgtgaactGATAATTATAAATCAGTAGTGAAATGGTAAGAAAGTAAGTACATTTTAGAAATCAGGAGCTAAGACGGTGATTCATAGTGGAATGAAACATTGCTGCTCTTAAGAAGGAATATGGAAATTTGGGAAGGAAATATCTATAAATGATCAGTAAAATCTGAGATGTTTTAAGAGATGATTCTGGAGTACAGAGCTGACAATCCCTTTTGAAAACACTAAGATTTCAGAAATGTGAAGACTTTCTGAATCCCTGTCTGCATCTCCTTGTTTCGGAAACTATACACAACCGGGTTTAATATTGGGGTCACAAGAGTATAGAGTGCAGCTATCACCTTGTCCCTTTCAAATGAGTAGCCGGAAGCAGGGCGGATATAGGTGTAGATTACAGGGGAGTAGTAAAGGGACACGACTATGAGGTGGGATGAGCATGTTGAGAAAGCCTTCCTCTTGCCTTCTGCTGTGTGGATGCGGAGAATGGCAGCAATGATAAAACCATAGGAGATGCAGGTGAGTGTGAAGTCACCTATGCCCAGGGTAATATCAGCAACATATACCATCACCTCATTGATTCTAACAGGGCTGCAGGACAAGGACAGCAGTGGAGGTATCTCACAGAAGAAATGGTCAATGGTGTTTGGCCCACAGAAGGTCAGCCTCAGGATGAGACCAGTGTGAACCCAGGAATTGGTTACTGCAATCACCATGGTAATGCTAAGCAAGGCTAAACACATATGGTCGTTCATAATAGTCCTGTAGCGAAGAGGGAaacagatggccacatagcggtcataggccatTGTGGTGAAGAGAACCATCTCAGCCCCCAGGGACCACGTGAAGAAGAAGAGCTGGGACATGCAGCTTCCGTAGGAAATACTCCTTCCTGATGTTAGCATAGTCCCCAGCATCTTTGGTATAATGCTTGTTGTGCAGatgatgtccacaatagccagtgCCAGAAGGAAAACATACATGGGTGTATGCAAGGTGGAGTTATAGATTATGGCAATGACAATCAGTGCATTGCCAAGAAAGGCCACAAGGTACatgaaaagaaagacaatgaaGAGAATTCTCTGCAGTTCAGGCTTTTGGGTGAGGCCCAGAATCATAAACTCAGTTACGATGCTGTTATTCATCCTGCTTTGATGACAGACATTGCAGAGCATGAGCAACTGGGAATTAAAATGATCTGGATGTTTTATTAggagatgtgtatgtgtgtgtgtatgaatttaGTGATTTGTGTGTTGGTGTGATACAACTTTGTAGCAAGAATTCCCTTTTGGTGGAGTTCTGTCTTCCAGGCAATATCCTCTATTCTCCAGATGGATATAATTTTCTGATGCATGTTCTTAAACTAATGACTCCACTAAACTGAAGTCACTggttgagaagaaaaagataagaaaaataaatatattcaagtatTTCAATATTaccattttgagttaaatctTATTTGAGCATAATTCACATGCATATGaaatagaatacagaaaatacataTCTCCCTAGTTGTTACGAATATGCTATCTTTCTTGAAACATGTGTGAGCGGAAATATCTAGAACAAAAGAAGCTGGTAGGGCTAATAATAGTGGGAAGACTTCAGGGGAAAAATGTCTAACAGAATATCCTGAGGCTGGATATTCAGGGACCATTGAATAATTCATTAGTCTCTAAAAACTAAACAATTTAATCAATTCTTTGCCTGATATTTTCTCTTCAGTTACAGAAGTAATTTTCAAAATTGCATGAACTAATTTGTTGTGCTGTCATACAATGGTAAGAAGATTGGACATAAAAAATAGAAGATCTAGGGGGcggagaaagatggcggaggagtaggagacctggattttgtatggtctcaggaattcagctgaatagggatcaaaccattctgaacacctacgaactcaacaggagatcaaagaggagagtagcaacaactctctaaacagagaagcgaccacttactggaagggaggacttgcagagaagtgaattcgaggtgatatttgggaggatagacggcggggaagggggcctacGTCGGCCACTTcgggcaagtgatagagccgcggagcacaaaatcggaccttttagaagtcggctccgcttactccagtggctaagcggggggcggaacccttgtgggacagtgtagTATCAGgaacctcagggtcacagaaagaccaggggtgcctgagggcagcagagcttccaggtatcggagcagggaagctgactgcggagacggagccgaggagcgggctctcagctcggcgttgccatagactgtgatccatggcccagtcgggccactgctcctccagcaggggcccaacaagtggcagagctggggagactccccttcctcccccgggaggagtggtgcggagctcaccgcagggatctactgggtttggagactccacacggggtcgggagccagagatagaaactctcggtcacaggccaggtgagcagcagtgcggccggagaccagggagacgggagtgactgcttttctctaggggtgcactgaggagcggggccccgagttctcagctcctccaagtggagagtgggaggccaccattttcaccctggtcctccaaagctgtacccagagcttgcagggaacaaaagctcctgagagcaaacccgagcaacttgcttagccgggaccgacaagggcggggcaattcagccaaagatatttgggaaccacggcaacaggcccctcccccagaagatcagcacgaatagccagcaagccaagatcaATTTTACCGATCAACGAGAACGGGAGAACTCtggcgctaggggaatactgcacatagaattcacggcttttttttaccattatttattagttcatcaaagttaattttttaatctttttttttaatttttctttttccctttttcaaccaacatcttatcaatcctttttttaaaaaaacattttttatttttcatttttagagacatattttatcccttcatactagttacccttatttttggcatatatgtataagttgttttctctttaaaattttgagatacagtttcttctaacagatcaaaatatagcctaaatcactagtgtatggctttgttatagtctcctgcctgatcacagtctctcccttttattctttctttctttttttaaatcttctttcttttttcaaacaacttcttatcttatcgattctttttaaaatcttttaaattttcatctttacaatcatcttccatccctttcttgtaacaacctttattttgtacatatatgtctttcttcctttaaaattttaggaggcacttttttctaacagacaaaaatacgccccaaatctagtgtgtggcaatgatctatgcacta
Proteins encoded in this window:
- the LOC113928638 gene encoding olfactory receptor 13G1, producing the protein MNNSIVTEFMILGLTQKPELQRILFIVFLFMYLVAFLGNALIVIAIIYNSTLHTPMYVFLLALAIVDIICTTSIIPKMLGTMLTSGRSISYGSCMSQLFFFTWSLGAEMVLFTTMAYDRYVAICFPLRYRTIMNDHMCLALLSITMVIAVTNSWVHTGLILRLTFCGPNTIDHFFCEIPPLLSLSCSPVRINEVMVYVADITLGIGDFTLTCISYGFIIAAILRIHTAEGKRKAFSTCSSHLIVVSLYYSPVIYTYIRPASGYSFERDKVIAALYTLVTPILNPVVYSFRNKEMQTGIQKVFTFLKS